In Ilumatobacter fluminis, the following proteins share a genomic window:
- a CDS encoding Na+/H+ antiporter subunit D, whose protein sequence is MSTLVPLTIAIPLLAAAITIVVGRWRWLQRIIAVAALTAVFGISIALLIGADDQGYVIHRDGGWPAPFGITLVVDRLAGLMIAVSSLVLLAVHIYAIGQAGEERRRIAFHPVYLVLAAGVMGSFVTADLFNLFVAFEMMLAASYVLLTFGGRPDQVRSGMSYVVISLVASALFITTLAWVYTATGTVNMADLSIRIAELDPAVRAMLALAMLAVFGIKAGLFPLFFWLPDSYPTAPGPVVAVFAGLLTKVGVYAIIRTQTLLFDRPDYMGTVLLVVAVLTMVIGVFGAIAQDDMKRILAFHIISQIGYMIFGLGLFTVAGVAGAVFYIVHHIIVKTALFLVAGLVARRAGSSRLSEVGGLIRTAPVIAALFAVPALSLAGLPPFSGFLAKFALADAGLAVDEWLVVGASLFVGMLTLFSMTKIWSNVFWSAPDEEPVGLAPESERNPNLLGAPVGMIAPTAVLALSSIGVSIFAGALYDVSERASIELLEPTGYVSAVLGTDEVDDEVKFQVDLEPEQAEDAP, encoded by the coding sequence ATGAGCACCCTCGTCCCCCTCACGATCGCGATCCCGCTGCTCGCTGCGGCGATCACGATCGTCGTCGGTCGCTGGCGCTGGCTCCAGCGCATCATCGCCGTCGCCGCGCTCACCGCCGTGTTCGGCATCAGCATCGCGCTCCTGATCGGCGCCGACGACCAGGGCTACGTGATCCACCGCGACGGCGGCTGGCCCGCTCCGTTCGGCATCACGCTCGTCGTCGACCGTCTCGCCGGACTGATGATCGCCGTGTCGTCGCTCGTGCTGCTGGCCGTCCACATCTACGCGATCGGCCAAGCCGGTGAGGAACGTCGACGCATCGCGTTCCATCCCGTGTATCTCGTGCTCGCCGCCGGTGTGATGGGCAGCTTCGTCACCGCCGACCTGTTCAACCTGTTCGTGGCGTTCGAGATGATGCTCGCCGCCAGCTATGTGCTCCTCACGTTCGGCGGCCGGCCCGACCAGGTCCGGTCGGGCATGAGCTACGTCGTGATCAGCCTGGTGGCGTCGGCGCTCTTCATCACCACGCTCGCCTGGGTGTACACCGCGACGGGCACCGTCAACATGGCCGACCTGTCGATCCGCATCGCCGAACTCGACCCGGCGGTCCGGGCGATGCTGGCGCTCGCGATGCTCGCCGTGTTCGGCATCAAGGCCGGCCTGTTCCCGCTGTTCTTCTGGCTCCCCGACAGCTACCCCACAGCGCCGGGACCGGTCGTGGCGGTGTTCGCCGGCCTGCTCACCAAGGTCGGCGTGTACGCCATCATCCGCACCCAGACGCTGCTCTTCGACCGCCCCGACTACATGGGCACCGTCCTCTTGGTCGTCGCCGTGCTGACGATGGTGATCGGCGTGTTCGGCGCGATCGCCCAGGACGACATGAAGCGCATCCTGGCGTTCCACATCATCAGCCAGATCGGCTACATGATCTTCGGCCTCGGGCTGTTCACCGTCGCCGGTGTCGCCGGCGCCGTCTTCTACATCGTCCACCACATCATCGTGAAGACGGCACTGTTCCTGGTCGCCGGGCTGGTCGCCCGCCGCGCCGGCTCGTCCCGACTGTCCGAGGTCGGCGGACTGATCCGGACCGCGCCCGTGATCGCCGCCCTGTTCGCCGTCCCGGCCCTGAGTCTGGCCGGCCTGCCGCCCTTCTCGGGCTTCCTCGCCAAGTTCGCGCTGGCCGATGCCGGCCTCGCCGTCGACGAGTGGCTCGTCGTCGGTGCGAGCCTGTTCGTCGGCATGCTCACCCTGTTCTCGATGACCAAGATCTGGTCGAACGTCTTCTGGAGCGCCCCGGACGAGGAGCCCGTCGGCCTGGCGCCCGAGTCGGAGCGGAACCCGAACCTCCTCGGCGCCCCGGTCGGCATGATCGCCCCGACGGCCGTCCTCGCCCTGTCGTCGATCGGTGTCAGCATCTTCGCCGGCGCCCTCTACGACGTGTCCGAACGTGCCAGCATCGAACTCCTCGAGCCGACCGGCTACGTCTCGGCGGTGCTCGGCACCGACGAGGTCGACGACGAGGTCAAGTTTCAGGTCGACCTCGAGCCCGAGCAGGCGGAGGACGCACCGTGA
- a CDS encoding YdeI/OmpD-associated family protein: protein MEHFDDVDAYLAASEQWPDEVAALRAVLLECGLDETIKWGKPCYSHEGSHIVLMQEMKHFLALMFFKGALLDDVEGVLHDQGPNTRSARRMQFTSVADVERLAEIVPAYVEQAIDVEARGLEVGPAPEPEMVDELRERLDADPDLAAAFDELTPGRRREYHLYFSSAKQSSTRASRVDKYVPKILAGKGFRDR from the coding sequence ATGGAACATTTCGACGACGTCGACGCCTATCTCGCGGCGAGCGAGCAGTGGCCCGACGAGGTGGCCGCCCTGCGTGCCGTGCTGCTCGAGTGCGGTCTCGACGAGACGATCAAGTGGGGCAAGCCCTGTTACTCGCACGAGGGCAGCCACATCGTGCTCATGCAGGAGATGAAGCACTTCCTGGCCCTGATGTTCTTCAAGGGCGCCCTCCTCGACGATGTCGAGGGCGTCCTCCACGACCAGGGGCCGAACACCCGCTCGGCACGGCGCATGCAGTTCACGTCGGTCGCCGACGTGGAGCGGCTCGCCGAGATCGTCCCGGCCTACGTCGAGCAGGCGATCGACGTCGAGGCCCGCGGTCTCGAGGTCGGGCCGGCACCCGAGCCCGAGATGGTCGACGAACTCCGAGAGCGTCTCGACGCCGACCCCGACCTCGCCGCCGCGTTCGACGAACTGACCCCCGGTCGCCGCCGCGAGTACCACCTCTATTTCTCGAGCGCGAAGCAGTCGAGCACGCGTGCATCCCGGGTCGACAAGTACGTGCCGAAGATCCTCGCGGGCAAGGGATTCCGAGATCGCTGA
- a CDS encoding cold-shock protein, with protein sequence MATGTVKFFNDQKGFGFISREGDQDIFVHFSNIEGSGRKTLLEGQQVEFEVGEGRKGPEAVGVKVI encoded by the coding sequence ATGGCCACTGGCACCGTGAAGTTCTTCAATGATCAGAAGGGCTTCGGATTCATCAGCCGCGAAGGCGACCAGGACATCTTCGTCCACTTCTCGAACATCGAAGGATCGGGCCGCAAGACCCTCCTCGAAGGCCAGCAGGTCGAGTTCGAGGTCGGCGAGGGCCGCAAGGGCCCCGAAGCCGTCGGCGTCAAGGTCATCTGA
- a CDS encoding sodium:proton antiporter has translation MTVLVAFVAAVLFACGSFLLMQRRLSRIIIGIGLLGHGANLLLLVSGGGVGPAPIVPEGANPDDYTDPLPQALALTAIVITFGITIFLLSLGFRSWQLTRDDRVEDDIEDRIVARLDADQRESDADEDDEDLDEEHTV, from the coding sequence ATGACCGTCCTCGTCGCCTTCGTCGCCGCCGTCCTGTTCGCCTGCGGCTCGTTCCTGCTGATGCAGCGCCGCCTGTCGCGCATCATCATCGGCATCGGGCTGCTCGGTCACGGCGCCAACCTGCTGCTCCTCGTGTCGGGCGGCGGTGTCGGCCCGGCGCCGATCGTTCCCGAAGGCGCCAACCCCGACGACTACACCGATCCCCTCCCCCAGGCACTGGCGCTCACGGCCATCGTCATCACGTTCGGTATCACGATCTTCCTGCTGTCGCTCGGCTTCCGCAGCTGGCAGCTCACGCGAGACGACCGCGTCGAGGACGACATCGAGGACCGGATCGTCGCCCGCCTCGACGCCGACCAGCGCGAGTCCGACGCCGACGAGGACGACGAAGACCTCGACGAGGAGCACACCGTATGA
- a CDS encoding monovalent cation/H+ antiporter complex subunit F codes for MTTAALIILSLAAFCFLYRLFRGPTVPDRMIALDALLITIMSGILVGTAHIGSPIGLDTLLVVALLSFVATGAIARFVEQRGDR; via the coding sequence ATGACCACCGCCGCCCTGATCATCCTGTCGCTCGCAGCGTTCTGCTTCCTCTATCGCCTGTTCCGGGGCCCGACCGTCCCCGACCGCATGATCGCCCTCGACGCCCTCCTGATCACGATCATGAGCGGCATCCTCGTCGGCACCGCCCACATCGGCTCGCCGATCGGTCTCGACACCTTGCTGGTCGTCGCCCTGCTCAGCTTCGTCGCCACGGGCGCGATCGCCCGCTTCGTCGAACAGCGAGGTGATCGCTGA
- a CDS encoding Na+/H+ antiporter subunit E, which produces MNRFSGMRASAAILWLTVLWILLWGDLSFANVASGIVVALFVLTFARLPRLLRRGDLQTPRVRPLALLYFMGFVLVELVKSNLILAWEIITPGSRISNGVVAVPLRTTQPITMMVVANVITLTPGTMTIEAKGDPAVLYVNVLFLHDVEAVRRDLLHLEELAVKAFGSREARQQFADSVERAQLSTADEGGPR; this is translated from the coding sequence GTGAACCGCTTTTCGGGGATGCGCGCCTCGGCGGCGATCCTGTGGCTGACGGTGCTCTGGATCCTGCTGTGGGGCGACCTGTCGTTCGCCAACGTCGCCAGCGGCATCGTGGTGGCGCTGTTCGTGCTGACATTCGCCCGACTGCCCCGGCTGCTCCGACGAGGAGACCTGCAGACACCCCGGGTGCGCCCGCTCGCGCTGCTGTACTTCATGGGCTTCGTGCTCGTCGAGCTGGTCAAGTCGAACCTCATCCTCGCCTGGGAGATCATCACCCCCGGCAGCCGCATCAGCAACGGCGTCGTCGCGGTGCCGCTCCGCACCACGCAGCCGATCACGATGATGGTGGTCGCGAACGTGATCACGCTGACCCCGGGCACGATGACGATCGAGGCGAAGGGCGACCCCGCCGTGCTGTACGTCAACGTTCTCTTCCTGCACGACGTCGAAGCCGTCCGGCGCGACCTCCTCCACCTCGAGGAACTCGCGGTCAAGGCGTTCGGATCGCGGGAGGCCCGACAACAGTTCGCCGACAGTGTCGAGCGAGCCCAGCTCTCGACCGCCGACGAGGGAGGTCCGCGATGA
- a CDS encoding cation:proton antiporter, giving the protein MDQVWDVVGGVSMIIGALLVLLAGIGAVRFDDTYARMHAAAKAPALGILLMAVGVAMTLRTTPAVIEALLIVALQLIAGTVGTHIMGRSVYYVIRPPLDATDELGRDLEAERAAEADSD; this is encoded by the coding sequence ATGGATCAGGTCTGGGACGTCGTCGGCGGCGTCAGCATGATCATCGGAGCACTCCTCGTGCTGCTCGCCGGCATCGGCGCCGTCCGCTTCGACGACACGTACGCCCGCATGCACGCCGCCGCCAAGGCGCCGGCGCTCGGTATCTTGCTGATGGCCGTCGGGGTCGCGATGACGCTGCGCACCACGCCGGCGGTCATCGAGGCCCTGCTCATCGTCGCGCTCCAGCTGATCGCCGGTACTGTCGGCACCCACATCATGGGACGATCGGTGTACTACGTGATCCGACCGCCGCTCGACGCCACCGACGAGCTCGGCCGCGATCTCGAAGCCGAACGAGCCGCCGAGGCCGACAGCGACTGA